ATCGAGCCAGGTCGGACGGAACAAGCCGTCGCAAGCGGAACGGAATCCCGGATCCGAAATCGGTCCGCTTTTCCGGTCACCCTCCGTGGATTACGGATCTTGGCATTCCGCGCGACGGACGGGCCGTCGCCCGGCCTTTCGGCCACACACGGTCACGGATATGATCCCGCTCACGAGATCACCCACCATCCCCCCTATAAACGGGTGATGTTGCGCAAAATCAACACAATGCGGACATGTCGCGCAGATCACGGATGCCGGATCTTCAGCCGCCGGCAACCGACCGCCGCTACTCCGGCGCCGGGGAGCGATGTCGTAGGGTCGCGACGAGCCGACGTCGGCGAGCAGCGCCGGCGCCCAGACGCACCGAGGAGCCGCTGTGACGCAGGTGCCGCAGTTCTCGCCGGCCGAACCCGAGCTGAGCGGGGTCCGTAACTTCCGGGACGTGGGCGGGTTGCCCACCACCGACGGACGACGGGTGCGGCACGGGAGGCTCTTCCGCAGCGGTCACCTCGCCGCCGCCACCGCCGAGGACGCCGTCTTCCTCGGTCGGCTCGGGCTGCACACCGTCTTCGACTTCCGCAACTCCGCCGACCAGAAGCTCGACGGCTTCGACGTGGAGCTGCCGGGCGTGCGCAGCGTCCTCATCCCGCTCTCGGACCCCGCCGACGGGGCCGGGTTCTGGCGGCTGGTGCGCGAGGGCGACATCGCGCAGCTGCGCTCACTGCTCGCCGACGGCAAGGGCACGGAGCGGATGCTCGCCTCGTACCGCTCGATCATCACCGACCGCACGGCCGAACACAGCCGGGTGCTGCACGCCCTGGCGGAGGACAGCGTGCCGGCGCTGATGCACTGCGCCGCGGGCAAGGACCGGGCGGGCCTGACGATGGCGGTGACCCTGCTCGCGGTCGGTGTCGAGCGCGAGGCCATCGCGGCGGACTACCTCAAGTCCAACGACGCCCACCGCCGGTACCGGCTGAGGCGCGGCGACCGTGCGGACCCGCTGGTCTCCACCGAGGTGATGAGCCTGCTCAACCCGCTCTTCGGAGCGCACATCGACTACCTGGACGCGGCCTTCGCCACGATCGAGGAGACCTGGGGCACCACGGAGCGCTACTTCGCCGAGGGGCTGGGACTCTCCGCGGAAACCCGGGAGCGGCTGCGCGAGCGGCTGCTGGACGAGGGGTAGGCAGCGCGATCAGGCCGCGGCGGCCCGGTCGGCCGGGCGATCCCGGTCGGGCCGCCCGGACCCGTCCCTCGTCGAGGTGGATCGTCCAGATGTCCCCGACCGCCCGTTCCGGTTCGACCAGGACCGCGACCCCGGCAACGACCGCAGGCGCGTCGGCCGGCCGCATCGGAGAGTCCGGGACAGCGTGCCGGGTGTAGGTCGGCAGTTCTCCGGTTCAGTCGAACGCGTGCAGTGGTGAGTCGCGGGCGAACCGTACCGGGCGGTTCTCCTCCACCCACGCGGTTGCCGCGTCGACCCGGTCCAGGTGCGCCGGCAGGTGTCCGGGGGCCGGCCCGTGGCTGAACCACACGAGGAAACCGACGGCGTCGACCGCCCACCAGTCCCAGGTGCATCCGGGCCGTGGATGCCGCAGGACGGTCGTCATGCGGTCACTCCACGGGCGCCGGTGGCCGCGGTCCGGAGGACTTCCTCGGCCTCGGGGAACGTCGGTACAGCGGTATCGGTGAGAACGATCATGGCCGTTTAGGGCGTGTGCCGAAAGTGGCGCCGTCCGCCCGGACGCCGCCGGACAGGCGGGACTTTCGACACACGGCCTAGACGTGCGCGGGGGATGAGTCCACGGGGAACTGACGGCGGGACGGCGTACCACCACGTAGGCGCCGTCGCCGCGACGTGGGCCTCTGGCCCCGGGCACTTCCCATGCCGCTATTCAATGCCGCTATTCAACTGGACCACGGGTGTTTCGACAGCCATCTCCCGGCAGGCTGGCCTCGTCGTCAGCATCCTCCCACTCCCGACAGGCCCTCTCGATCTCGCCGAGGTACTGCCTGAGATCGAACCGGACTTCGTCTACGAGCCTGCCCTGGAGGTCTGGGTACATCAGATCGGTCCAGACGACGGTCTCGCCGTGGAGGCGCATACGAACGACGAGCCCACCCGCGCTGGGCTCAGAGGGCACCACAGAAGCCACGTTGACGTCTCGAATCGCATCGGCCGGATAGAGCGGTCCGCCGGGGCGGAGGAGTCGTCGGGGGTGCAGGCCGACGGCCCCGCTGTGGCTTCGCGCGATCATGTCGAGGCCATCGACAAAGAGGTGCGTGTGCATACCCGCACAAATTGGCACCCCGGGGCAGCGACTGACGAACAACGTGCTGGTGGTGGCACCATCGCCTGGAGGGCCGGGAGCTACGACCCGAACCTTGCGCGGCGGTCTACGCGGCATCTGCCCGTCGTGACGTCATGAGCGGATCTTAACGACAGCGCCTCCCGGCCGTGGTCGATTACGGCCTCGGGGAACATCGGTACAGCGGTTGGCGCTGAGATTGATCATTGTCAGGGCGTGAGCGCCGTGACCCGGTTCTCGTACTCGCGGCGGGCCTTGCGCTGGGCCGGGACCGCGGGGAGGCCCTGGCCGCCGTCGAGCGGCTGGCAGCGGGCGAGGAGCCCTCGGTGTACGGCGGGGATAGCGCTGACGCGCAGGGTGCAGCCCTGGCCGCGCCGTACGGTCGCCACCTGGTCGAGCGCGGCGCGCTCGGCCGGCTCCAGCTCGGTGGTGCGGAGGTAGTCGGCGATCTTGCCGGGCATGTCGAGGGTGACCGGCAGCTCCGAGGCGGGCGTGTCCTCCTCGGCGGCGGTGTGGTCGGGCAGGAGGCCGACGACGGCGGTACGGATCGCGCCGCGACTGACCCCGTGGTCACGGGCGAGGGCGGCGATGGAGCGGCCTTCGAGGTACGCGGTGCGTACGTCGTCGGTCTTCGCCGCCGCCACGGCGGGGCGGCGCCGCCCTTCGCACCCTTGGCCTCGGCGGCCCGCAGCCCGTCGTAGGTCAGCTCCCACTGGAGTTCGCCGGCGGCGGCCAGAGTCTGCACCATGAACTTCACGGTGGACAGCAGCTCGCCGGTGCGCGGGTGGCGGGCAGTGAGGTCCATCGCGGAGAACGCGCCGTCGTGGATGCGCAGGGCGAGGCGGTCGCGGCAGAGGACGTCGAGCACGTCGAGGATGTGCCCGGTGCCGCGTACGAGGCGGAACATCTCGCAGATGTGCACGGTGTCGCCCGGCCGCGCGTAGGTGAGCAGTTCGCGCGACTTCGGGCGCTGGAGTGGGTGGAGGCGGCTGGAGGTTCCCGGGTCTTCCTCGAAGACGACTGGGTCCTCGATCCCGGCTTCGGCCAGGACGAGGTCCTGCCGGGCGGTGGACTGCCGGCCCGTCGAGACCCGCTTGTGGACCAGGTTCGCCACCGAAGGACCCCTTCCGTACGGAGGATCGGCCCCTGTCTGTCGTCAAACCCTGTCAGCAGTCACCATCGGATCCGATTGGATTCGGGCCGTCGTGAACCCCCGGACGGCACCGGTTCATTGGACGCACGTGCCGCCTGTCGTCAAACGTTTGCCGACAGGGGCAGATGCTTTCTCCGACGGTTCAACATCGATCTCATCTACGGGCCTCAGACGTGGAGCTCTGGCGGGAAGCCAGTCCAGCGGAGCTCGGCGGGGAGGTGGCCGGTGTCGGCCTCTGCGTCGTCAGATCACACGCAAGACTGTCTTCCCGCGTGCCCCGGTCTCCGCATAGGTGTGGGCGTCGGCAGCAGCGTCGAGAGGAAAGACCTTGTCGAGGTAAACGGCCAGCGCGCCGGCCTCCACCAGCCGGGCGATCTTCTGGAGACCGTGTCCGTCGGGTTCAACCAGCGGTTCGGGCGCGACGTGGACGCCGGCTGCTGCGGCTGCCTCGGTGAAGCCTGCCGGCCGGCCTGGAGCCACACCCAGGAAGAGCCCGCCGGGCTTCAGGACGTTGAGGGAGCGGGTAGCGGTATCTGGCTGGGCGATACCGACGAGGTCGAGCACCACGTCGATGTTTCCGGTGGCCTCCTCGAATGGCGTGGCCCGGTAGTCGATCACCTCGTCGGCCCCCAGAGCGCGCAGCCAGTCGTGCTTGCCGGCGGTAGCGGTGGCGATGACGTGCGCCCCAAGGTGCTTGGCCATCTGGACGGCGAGGTGGCCGACACCTCCCCCCGCGGCATGGATCAGTACGCGCTCGCCGCCGTCGAGCTGGGCGATGTCGGTCAGGGACTGCCAGGCCGTCAGCCCGGCCAGGGGCAGTGCGGCAGCGTGGTCGTGGTCGATGCTCGCGGGCTTCCGAGCAAACTGCCGTGAGGGCGCGGTGACGTACTGCGCGTAGGCGCTGGCGGGCCGGGGCAGCCAGAGCAGGCCGAAGACCTCGTCGCCGGGCGCGTAGAGGAACTCACCTGGTCCGATCCCCACCACTGTGCCCGAAACGTCCCAGCCCAAGATGTGCGGCCCCGTTCCGAGGGCCGCCCTGGCGGGGGTAGGGAAACCAGCCCGGGTGCGCAGGTCCAGCGGGTTAATCCCAGCAGCGTGCACCCGAACCAGAACCTCAGTGGGCAGAGGTTCCGGGCGTGGCACCGTCGTCGGCACCAGAACCTCCGGGCCGCCGAAGTCGGTGAAGACCACGGCCCGCATCGCGGAACCGACGTGCTGATCAGACATGTACGACTCTTCCAGTAAGGGCGGCAACAATCCTCGGGCGACCGCAGTGGTGATGCGGTCCACGGTAGGTCGGCACCCTTGGTGACCCGCAAGCACCCTTGCTTCCCTTTGGGTAGAGTCGCAGGCAGGAGGCATCTTTCATGACAACGACACCCGCCGAACCCCTCAGCCGCACCGCAGACGTCTATGCCGCGCTCTGCCCGGCTCGCGACGTCCTGGACGTTCTGTCCGGCAAGTGGTCGGCCCTGGCCATCGGAGCCCTCGAAGATGGCCCGCGCCGGTTCACCAGCCTTCAGAACTGCCTGCAGGGCGTCAGCCCGAAAGTTCTGACCCGGACCCTGCGCCGACTGGAGGACTACGGGTTCATCACCCGCACCGTGATCGCGCAAGTCCCGGTCCGCGTCGACTATGCCCTCACGGACCTCGGACACGGTGCTGCAGCCCCGCTGGCACACCTGCGTCACTGGGTCGAGACGAACACCCAGATCAGGTAATCCCCGATTTCAGCGTCGGCCTCTCTGGAAGTGCATCGGATGCCAAGCAGGCACTCAAGCCGATCAGCGCGTTGCAAGGTTTGCACGACGTGTCTTAATCCTCGCCGCCGTCGTCCTCGTCCAGTTCCGGCGTGTCCGGATCGCGCAGTGGTCGCAGGACGCCAGCGGCCGGGACGCTTGCGGTGAAGCTGTAGCGGCCGAGCAGGTTCAGGTTTCGGTGCTTGAGCGGGGACAGGCGGGCGATGTCCGCGTCGCGGATCTCGTGGCCCTCGGCGCGGAGCTGGGTGACGGCGGCGTCGATGTACTTCGTGGTCCAGAGCACGATGGCGTTGAGGACCAGGCCGAGCGCGCCGAGCTGGTCCTCCACGCCGGCGCGGTACGCCTGGTGGATGGTGCCGCGCTTGCCGTGGCACACGTCCCTCGCGAGCTTGTGGCGGGACTTCCGCACGGTGAGCTGCCGGTTCATCTGCCGCCGGTAGGTGTCGTCCACCGGGTCGACCACCCGCAGCAGGTGTTCGGTCTTGGCGATCCGTCCGTTTTGCGCAACGGTGAGCGCTGTTTTCGCAGGTTGACTGCTTGATAGCCGCCAGTGGGTCTATGGCATGTTCGACTGGTTGGATACCAGTGGCGCGGCGAGCTCCGTGCCCGAGACTGAACGGGACTGCCATCGGCCTTTGGTACTGCGGCGCTGCCCCTCAGCGAAGCAGCGATAGTCGCCGCCGGGCCTCGTCGCGAACCTGCGGATCAGCATCCGACGTCAGCGTCTGGAGTTGCTGGATCAACTGGTCGACGCCCTCGCCAGTCATCCAGCGCGGGTCTCCGTCGAGTTCGGCGCTGAGCTGGTCAGCGGTTCCCCCGTCGGCTGCTTGGGCTCTGGCTGCGAGCACGGCGCGCAGGCCGGGCAGGTCCCCGCGGGCCAGGAGCGCTATGGCCGTGTCCGAGGTCACCGCAGTGTCATAGGCGTCGAGAAGCAGACGATGCAGGACATCTGCGACACCCTCGATCTGAGGTTCTGCGGCCAGGCGTCGCCCCGCAGCAGCCCTGGCATCCCATGAGGGAGAGCTCGCCGCAGTGATCGCACTGCCCAGCTCCTGATCCTGAAACGGTTGCATGTCAACAGAGTGCCAGTAGAGAGCCTGCTCTGACCTGGGAATTTCTTCACCCCGACGGACCGAGTCCCCCTCTCGCTCCGTCAGTCTTCGATGGCACGAACGCGCCACTGGTCAACCTATGCCTCGTGCTGGGAGGTGGCCTGGAGCAAGCGGCTGTTGTCGACCATCAGGCGTTGGTTGACGTTTCGCAGGGATACGAGATCGGCTTCGGCTCGGCGGCTGCCTGCCAGCGCGGTGTCCCGCTGCCTCCTCATCTCGTCCAGGTCTCCATCGCGGGCCGGCAGGTTGCTCAGGCCGTCACGAGCGCGGGCTGCGAGTTGCTCGATCCGGATGGCCCGCAGCTCGGCTTGGACTTCGCCCAGGCTCAAGCGCAGGGCGGAGTTGCGCGGGGCCAAGAGTCGAGTCGGCCGGGAGTTCGCCGTGCCCGCGGCCGCTCGCCCTCGGCGTCGTCCGCAGCCGCATCACGTACCGGGCAAGTTCGCGGGCGGCTTGGCCCCTGGGCAGATCCTGTTCAAGGCACCACAGGTGGAACCGCTTCAGGTGGCCAGCGTAGGCCCTGGTCGTCGACTCTTCGCCAGCACGCCCGAACCGCAGGTGCCGCAGGTAGTCATCGATGTCCTCGACGACCTCCAGCGCCGGACCTGACAGCACGGTCCAGTACCCGAGCGTATCGGTGATGCCAATTCGGGCAATCTCGGCTGTATAGGACACCTGGTGATCACATTCAGTGGACCAGGACGGGCCCCGGCACGTTCGCGGCGACACCCCGGCCTGATGCCGGCCAGTGGGTCAACCCGGCATCCGCCGCTTCGCCTCACACGCCCACCTCCGGCGGCACCGGTACGAGTGGATCAATGCCAACTCTCGGTGCGCAGAACGCCCGTACTCCGCGAACGCCGCCCCGAGTGGGGTCGGGCGGCCGTCGAGGTTCAGCAGGGCGTCCAGGATGTGCAGGGAGTCGCGCGGGGTGCCGGGCACGACCATCTGCCCGATGCCCGCGACCTGGTCGTTGACGACGTCGAGCCAGGTGATGCCCCGCTTGAACCCGAAGTACTTCGGCGACGGGGCGGCGTTGATGGTGCGCACCGGCACCTGGAAGCGCAGCCCGTCCACGGAGGCGAGCAGCCCGTCGCCCCAGTAGCGCACGATCGGGATGTCCACCTGGGCGGCGATCAGCGTGGCGTTCGCCGCGGCGATGGTGTCGGCGCGCAGGTAGTACTGGTCGGCGTGTACGAGCCGGGCCCGGGTCGGGGCCTCCTAGCCGGGGGTTTCACCACCGAGGTCAGGCCGATGTTGCACGCCTCGGACACCAGCAGGGCGACCACCGAACTGGGCAGGTCCTTCATCCGGGTGGTGCCGTAGCCGAGGTGGACGAAGGCGTCGAGGAACCCGGAACAGGCCCGGAGGCGTTTCACCGAACCCCAGCAGCGAAGTGGATCACTGTGCTGGACGGCCATGATCGTTCTCACCGATATCCGCTGTACCGATGTTCCCCGAGGCCGTTCCTCTACTGGTTGCCGCCCGCGACGGCGAACAGGACGTAGAGGAAGGCGGCGATGACGTGACCGGCGACCAGGTAGGCGATGAGCCGGATGACCATCCCGCGCGGCATCTTCCGCTCCTGGGTGTCCCGGGTGTCGCGGACAGCGGACTGCCGGGGGGTCAGCGGGTCGTAGTGCTCCGAATCGGACATGACGGTCCTCTCTTCCGTACCCCCGGGGCCGGGCGTACGAGGAATGGGCACGGCACCGGGGTGCCGGGCGAGGTCAGCGCCTGCGGGTCCCGTCGCCGAGGCACAGCTCGGCGGCGGGGCTCTGCAACAGGGTGTGTACGAAGATCAGCTCGGCGCCCTCCGGTCCGGCGGCGGCGATCCGGTGCGGGGTGAGCGAGTCGAAGTGGGCGCTGTCACCGGGCCCGAGCTCGTGAGCGGATTCACCGAGGGAGAGCCGCAGCCGCCCTTCGAGGACGTACAGCCACTCCTCCCCCGGGTGGACGCGCACCAGGTCGCCCTGGGCTCCGTACGGGACGCGGACGCGCAGGGCCTGCATGGCGCGGCCCGGACCGCCGGCCCGGCGGTACATCCAGCCGTCCGCCTCGGGTCCGTCGAACCGGCCGCCGCGCACGATCGCGTCGCGTTCCGGGGGGATCTCGCCGAGGAGCTCGGAGACGGTCGTACCGTAGATCCGGGCGAGGCCGAGGAGCACGGGCAGCGAGGGCTGCCGGTTTCCCGTTTCGAGCCGGGAGAGATGGGCCGGGGAGAGTCCCGCGCGCTGCGCGGCGGCCTCCAGGGTGAGGCCTCGGCTCCGGCGCAGTTCGCGCAGGCGGGGGGCGACGCCGGGGAGGTCGTCGGCCACCCCTCCGTCAGGGGGATTCATACCTCCATTGCGCCACCGACTTTCCTCTGAGGCAAATTTCTTGCCTCAGAGGCAAACCGGGTCGAGGAGTCGTCAGCGGTTGGCGACCGCCTGCTTCACCAGGGTGCGCCCGAAGTCCCACATCAGGCCGCCCCCGGCGTGGGCGTCATCCATCACCGACTCGAAAGCCGTCACGAACCGGTCGACTTCGGCCTCGCCGATGATCAGCGGCGGGATCAGCTTGATCACTTCGAGATGGTCCCCGGACACCTGGGTGAGAATCCGGTGCTTCTGCAACAACGGTACGACAACCATCTGCGCGAAGAGCCCCTTGCGGGCGGCCTGGAGCATCGTCCACCGGCCGCGCAGCTTGATCGACGACGGCCGGCCGAACTCGATGCCGATCATCAGCCCCCGCCCGCGCACCTCGTGCAGCAGCTCGTACCGGTCGACCAGCGCGGCGAGCCGTGTCCGCAGCAGGTCCCCGGTGCGCCGGGCGTGGGCGACGGTCTCCTCGTCCTCCATCACCGAGAGGACCGCGAGCCCCGCCGCCATGGCCTGGGCGTTCGAGCCGAAGCTCGCCGAGTGGACGAGCACCCGGTCCATGGAGGAGTAGACCTTCTTGAAGATCCAGTCTTTGCCGAGGGTGGCCCCGACCGGCACATAGCCGCCGGAGAGCGCCTTGGCGACGCAGACCAGGTCCGGCTCGACACCGTCCTCGTGCTGGTACGCGTAGAAGTCGCCGGTCCGGCCGAGACCGGTCTGCACCTCGTCCGCGATCAGCAGCGCCTTGTGCCGGTGCAGGAGTTCCTGGGCCTCGCGCAGGAAGCCGGGCGGCGCCGCGTGCACGCCCTTGCCCTGGATGGGCTCGACGACCAGTGCCGCCACGTCGCCGCGCTTGAGCTCCCGGCGCAGCGCGTCGAGGTCGCCGAGGGCGATGGCGGTGTCCGGGAGCAGCGGGGCGAAGCCGTCGCGGAAGCCGTCCTCGCCGTTGACCGAGAGCGAGCCGGTGGTGAGGCCGTGGAAGGCGTGGGCGCAGTAGAGGACGCGCGGTTTCCCGGTGGCGTAGCGGGCGAACTTGAGGGCCGTCTCGACGGCTTCGGTACCGCTGTTGCCGAAGAAGACCCGGTCGAGGTGGGGGCTGTGGGTGAGGAGCTTCTCGGCGAGCAGGCCGGGCAGCGGCTGGCAGTCGAAGCGGGTGAGGTCGGCGAGGGAGGCGTCGAGCACGTCGTGCAGGGCCTTGCGGACGACCGGGTGGTGCCGGCCGAGACCCATCACGCCGAATCCGGCGAGCATGTCGAGGTAGTCGTCGCCGTCCGCGTCCCAGAAATAGGCGCCCTCGGCCCGTTCGTAGACCTTGTCGAAGCCGATGGTGTGCAGCATGCGCGGCAGCTGGTGGTTGAGATGGCGCGCGTGCAGTTCGTAGCGTTCGGCCCCGCGCTCCGCGAGCAGCGTCGCGAGATCGAACCCCTTGCCGGCGCGGTTCGCGCTGTCCGTGCGCGCGGCGCCGTCGGTGTGCGCGGCGCCGGCCGCCCTGTCGTCCTTCATTCCCCGCTCGTCTCCTTCGTCTCTCCGCGCGCCACTCGTCCTCGTTCCGTGGCGTTTCCGGCCGTCGCCTCGCGTCGCGGTCCCGCCGTCTCCTCGTCGGTGCGGCGCTCCGGGTCCTCGGGCCGTCCCGCGAGTGCCGCGCCGATGCTGCCCGCGATCTCCACCGGGGTCAGTCCGACGTCGGCGAGCAGCTCGTCGCGTCTGGCGTGGGCCAGGAACTCCTCGGGGATCCCGTAGGTCCGCAGCGGGACGTCCACGTCCGCGTCCCGCATCGCCTGTCCGACCGCCCAGCCGACACCTCCGGTACGGCAGTTGTCCTCGACGACCGCGACCAGCCGGTGGCCGGCGGCGAGGGGGGCGAGCTGCGCGTCGACCGGCCGGACCCAGCGCGGGTCGACGACGGTGCACCCGATGCCCGCGCCCTTCAGCAGGTCCGCGGCGCCCAGGCAGACCGGGGCCATCACCCCGACCGCCACCAGCAGCACGTCGGGGCGCTCGCCCCGGTGCAGTACGTCCATGGAGCCGACGCGTCCGACCGCGGGGACCGCCTCCCCCACGGATTCCTTGGGGAACCTGACGACGGTGGGTGCGTCGTGGACGTCGACGGCCTCCCGGAGCTGCGCTCTGAGCTGGTCGGCGTCACGCGGGGCGGCGATCCGCAGTCCGGGGACGACCTGGAGGACCGACAGGTCCCACATGCCGTTGTGGGAGGGGCCGTCCGTGCCGGTGATCCCGGCCCGGTCGAGCACGAACGTCACGCCGCTGCGGTGCAGGGCCACGTCCATCAGAACCTGGTCGAAGGCCCGGTTGAGGAAGGTGGCGTACACGGCGACGACGGGGTGCAGTCCACCGGCGGCCATCCCCGCGGCCGAGACCGCGGCGTGCTGTTCCGCGATGCCCACGTCCACGACCCGGTCCGGGAAGGCCGAGGCGAACTCGGTGAGCCCGACGGGGTGGAGCATGGCGGCGGTGAGGGCGACCACGTCGGGGCGCTCCGCGCCGATCCGCGCGATCTCCTCGCCGAAGACCGAGGTCCAGGAGGGCCCGGTGGGCGCGGTCAGCGGGAGGCAGGTCAGCGGGTCCATCGCCCCCACGGCGTGGAAGCGGTCGGCCTCGTCCCTCAGGGCGGGGGTGTAGCCGCGGCCCTTCTCTGTGATGCAGTGGACGAGTACCGGCCCCCGGAAGTGCTTGGCCCGCACCAGGGCGGACTCGACGGCGGCGACGTCGTGACCGTCGACCGGCCCGACGTACTTGAGGCCGAGGTCCTCGAAGAGCCCTTGCGGGGCGAAGGTGTCCTTGAACCCCTTCTTCGCCCCGTGCAGCGAGCCGTACAGCGGCTGTCCGACGACGGGGGTGCGCTCCAGGAGTTCCTTGCACCGGGCCAGGAAGCGTTCGTAGCCGTCGGTGGTGCGGAGGGTGGCGAGGTGGTCGGCGAGGCCGCCGATGGTCGGGGAGTACGAACGGGTGTTGTCGTTCACCACGACGATCAAAGGGCGGTCCTTGGCTGCGGCGATGTTGTTCAGCGCCTCCCAGGCCATGCCGCCGGTGAGTGCGCCGTCCCCGACGACGGCGACGACGTGGTCGTCCCTGCCGAGCCGTTCGTTGGCCTTGGCCAGGCCGTCGGCCCAGCCGAGCGCGGTGGAGGCGTGCGAGTTCTCGATGACGTCGTGCACGGACTCGGCGCGGGAGGGGTAGCCCGAGAGGCCGCCCTTGCTCCGCAGCTTGGAGAAGTCCTGGCGGCCGGTGAGGAGTTTGTGCACATAGCTCTGGTGGCCGGTGTCCCACAGGATCCGGTCGCGCGGCGAGTCGAAGACCCGGTGCAGGGCGATGGTCAGTTCCACGACGCCGAGGTTCGGACCGAGGTGCCCGCCGCTGCGGGACACCGCCTGCACGAGGAACGACCTGATGTCCGCCGCGAGTTCGTCCAGATGCGGTCCGCCGAGCGGCGCGAGGTCCCGTGGTCCCCCGATGGATTCCAGCAAGGTCACGTACGTGGCCCCTCTCTGGTTCCTGGTGGAAGGAGGGCGGTCACGGCCGGGGTGCCCGGCCGTGACCGCCCTCCTCGGACTACCGGCTGCCGGCGACCGTCTCCCG
The DNA window shown above is from Streptomyces sp. NBC_00247 and carries:
- a CDS encoding tyrosine-protein phosphatase, which codes for MTQVPQFSPAEPELSGVRNFRDVGGLPTTDGRRVRHGRLFRSGHLAAATAEDAVFLGRLGLHTVFDFRNSADQKLDGFDVELPGVRSVLIPLSDPADGAGFWRLVREGDIAQLRSLLADGKGTERMLASYRSIITDRTAEHSRVLHALAEDSVPALMHCAAGKDRAGLTMAVTLLAVGVEREAIAADYLKSNDAHRRYRLRRGDRADPLVSTEVMSLLNPLFGAHIDYLDAAFATIEETWGTTERYFAEGLGLSAETRERLRERLLDEG
- a CDS encoding resolvase encodes the protein MAAAKTDDVRTAYLEGRSIAALARDHGVSRGAIRTAVVGLLPDHTAAEEDTPASELPVTLDMPGKIADYLRTTELEPAERAALDQVATVRRGQGCTLRVSAIPAVHRGLLARCQPLDGGQGLPAVPAQRKARREYENRVTALTP
- a CDS encoding NADP-dependent oxidoreductase, whose protein sequence is MDRITTAVARGLLPPLLEESYMSDQHVGSAMRAVVFTDFGGPEVLVPTTVPRPEPLPTEVLVRVHAAGINPLDLRTRAGFPTPARAALGTGPHILGWDVSGTVVGIGPGEFLYAPGDEVFGLLWLPRPASAYAQYVTAPSRQFARKPASIDHDHAAALPLAGLTAWQSLTDIAQLDGGERVLIHAAGGGVGHLAVQMAKHLGAHVIATATAGKHDWLRALGADEVIDYRATPFEEATGNIDVVLDLVGIAQPDTATRSLNVLKPGGLFLGVAPGRPAGFTEAAAAAGVHVAPEPLVEPDGHGLQKIARLVEAGALAVYLDKVFPLDAAADAHTYAETGARGKTVLRVI
- a CDS encoding winged helix-turn-helix transcriptional regulator: MTTTPAEPLSRTADVYAALCPARDVLDVLSGKWSALAIGALEDGPRRFTSLQNCLQGVSPKVLTRTLRRLEDYGFITRTVIAQVPVRVDYALTDLGHGAAAPLAHLRHWVETNTQIR
- a CDS encoding DUF6126 family protein; the protein is MSDSEHYDPLTPRQSAVRDTRDTQERKMPRGMVIRLIAYLVAGHVIAAFLYVLFAVAGGNQ
- a CDS encoding helix-turn-helix domain-containing protein, giving the protein MNPPDGGVADDLPGVAPRLRELRRSRGLTLEAAAQRAGLSPAHLSRLETGNRQPSLPVLLGLARIYGTTVSELLGEIPPERDAIVRGGRFDGPEADGWMYRRAGGPGRAMQALRVRVPYGAQGDLVRVHPGEEWLYVLEGRLRLSLGESAHELGPGDSAHFDSLTPHRIAAAGPEGAELIFVHTLLQSPAAELCLGDGTRRR
- a CDS encoding aspartate aminotransferase family protein gives rise to the protein MKDDRAAGAAHTDGAARTDSANRAGKGFDLATLLAERGAERYELHARHLNHQLPRMLHTIGFDKVYERAEGAYFWDADGDDYLDMLAGFGVMGLGRHHPVVRKALHDVLDASLADLTRFDCQPLPGLLAEKLLTHSPHLDRVFFGNSGTEAVETALKFARYATGKPRVLYCAHAFHGLTTGSLSVNGEDGFRDGFAPLLPDTAIALGDLDALRRELKRGDVAALVVEPIQGKGVHAAPPGFLREAQELLHRHKALLIADEVQTGLGRTGDFYAYQHEDGVEPDLVCVAKALSGGYVPVGATLGKDWIFKKVYSSMDRVLVHSASFGSNAQAMAAGLAVLSVMEDEETVAHARRTGDLLRTRLAALVDRYELLHEVRGRGLMIGIEFGRPSSIKLRGRWTMLQAARKGLFAQMVVVPLLQKHRILTQVSGDHLEVIKLIPPLIIGEAEVDRFVTAFESVMDDAHAGGGLMWDFGRTLVKQAVANR
- the dxs gene encoding 1-deoxy-D-xylulose-5-phosphate synthase yields the protein MTLLESIGGPRDLAPLGGPHLDELAADIRSFLVQAVSRSGGHLGPNLGVVELTIALHRVFDSPRDRILWDTGHQSYVHKLLTGRQDFSKLRSKGGLSGYPSRAESVHDVIENSHASTALGWADGLAKANERLGRDDHVVAVVGDGALTGGMAWEALNNIAAAKDRPLIVVVNDNTRSYSPTIGGLADHLATLRTTDGYERFLARCKELLERTPVVGQPLYGSLHGAKKGFKDTFAPQGLFEDLGLKYVGPVDGHDVAAVESALVRAKHFRGPVLVHCITEKGRGYTPALRDEADRFHAVGAMDPLTCLPLTAPTGPSWTSVFGEEIARIGAERPDVVALTAAMLHPVGLTEFASAFPDRVVDVGIAEQHAAVSAAGMAAGGLHPVVAVYATFLNRAFDQVLMDVALHRSGVTFVLDRAGITGTDGPSHNGMWDLSVLQVVPGLRIAAPRDADQLRAQLREAVDVHDAPTVVRFPKESVGEAVPAVGRVGSMDVLHRGERPDVLLVAVGVMAPVCLGAADLLKGAGIGCTVVDPRWVRPVDAQLAPLAAGHRLVAVVEDNCRTGGVGWAVGQAMRDADVDVPLRTYGIPEEFLAHARRDELLADVGLTPVEIAGSIGAALAGRPEDPERRTDEETAGPRREATAGNATERGRVARGETKETSGE